Within Sorghum bicolor cultivar BTx623 chromosome 2, Sorghum_bicolor_NCBIv3, whole genome shotgun sequence, the genomic segment TTTGTTCCAGTTTCACATGTTTGCCGACTAAAAAATCATAGCTAAAAATACTGTTAGTTGATTTATTAAGAGAGAAAAATAGTGTTGAATAGCTGTCATTCGGCAGATAAGCTTAAGCGAATAGAGGACGCGGGCACGGTGCCCACGGATACCACTTTGGATTAATTagccttaataaatttgtcttgcagtttttagACGAGTTatgtagttattttttattagtatccgaaTACCACTTCCAATATCCTAAACATTCGATATGACACTTAAAATTTTTTCACTgcaaaataaacaaggcctatgtactGCAACTAGGAGTCGAAAAGGTGTTGGATCATAGGTCCTGCAGGACACCAAGCATGGCGCGTCGCGGCCTGCACATGGCCTCAAGAGGAGCCGCCCTCGGCAGCATGAGCCCGGCAGCCCCTTCGGCCATGTCAACCTGGTCGTCGCCGACCCTGTCCCAGTCGAAGCACTGGACGAGGGTCCCCAGAACCAAGCCCAGCGTCCGCAGCGCGAGCGTCTCGCCGGGGCACTTGCGCCTTCCCAACCCGAACGGGATCATGAGCgcctctgccgccgccgccggcgtcgcagctccgcctccgccgccctcGAACCGCTCCGGCCTGAACGCGGCCGGGTCTGCCCACGCCGCCGGGTCCCTATGGATGGCGTAGGCGTTCACGAGCAGCATCGTCCCTCGCGGGACGTGGTGGCCGCCGACCGAGCAGTCTACGGTGGACTCGTGCGGCACCAGCAGCGGCACGGCGGGGTACAGCCGGAGCGCCTCGGTGACGACGCACTGCAGGTACCCGAGGCGCGGCACGTCGGCGGCGCTGAGCAGCCGGGAGCTCCCCACGGAGGCGTCTATCTCCGCCTGCGCTTTCCTCAGGATCTCCGGGTGGTTCAGCAGCAGCGACATGGCCCATTCCGCCGCCGTCGCTGTCGTCTCCGTTCCGGCACTGAACATGCTCTGCAAACCAGCGTGGCAGAGGTCAGAGGATGACTTGATCGACGCTCATGTCGAACAAACGGCAATGACAAGAAGACGGAAGCCGCACTGACCGAGCACAGAGACATGATCACGGTGTCGGTGTATATCTCCGGCTCTGACTTCTGCAACGAGAGCAGCACGGCGATCATGCTCTCCTCCTCGCGGAGGCCGTCGTCGTCAAGCTCAAGCCTCCGCCGCTCGGCGTCGACGAGCCTCTGCAGGAACGCGTCTCTTCTCCTCACCGCGGCCATGATCTTTCTCTTCACCCCGAAGACATCGAACCGCCGCAGCAACGGGAAATAGTCCCACGTGTTGGCCGCGCCGACCAACGACGCcatgacgtcgagcgtctgctTGAACTCGTTGGCCTCCGGCGTCATGTCCGCGTCcgcgtcgtcgtcctcgtcgcgCGTCGACGTCCTGTTGTTGGTCGTCCCCGCGATGGTCTCCATCAGGGCGCCGAGGATGAGGCCGAACAGCCTCCGCTTGAGCTCCACTCTGGCGGCGCCACCGGGGGcgggggccgcggcggcggcacggTGCAACCTGCGCACCGCCGCGCGCACCTCGGCGGCGATGGCGCCGGACATGATACGGCCGACGCGGCGCGCGGACAGGAGGTGCACCGTGGCCACGCGCCGGAGGTCGCGCCAGTAGGCGCCGTACGCGCACGTCGGGAGCGTGGTGCCGCCGAAGGTGACGAGGTCCAGCGCGGCGAACCGCGGGCGGGTCGCGAAGCACAGGTCGCGCTCGGTGAAGCACTCCCTGGCGCGCGCCGCGGAGGTGACCACCACGGCGTCTCGAGAGCCCAGGCGGAGCGAGAGCACCTCCGGGCCGTGGCGCGCGGCGAGGCGCGCCAGCGCGGCGTGGACCGGCTTccggaggaggtggaggtggccgaGGACCGGGATGGAAGGAGGGCTCGGCGGTTTATGCTCGCCATTCATCTTGCTGCTGCGACGGCGACCAAGGAGGATGTAGAGCGACGCGGCGACGAGGAAGGAGAGGACGGCGACGTAGACTTCCATGAAATCAGATTATCAGTCAGAAAAAAAGTAAACTGGAAATTAACAATTTGTCTCTCTTGCTATTCCTTTGCCGCGTTTGTTGTACAGTGTAGTCATCAGTAGGTAGTTTGTCAGCTGATGAGAGGAATCTGAGCTGAAAAGATGCTTATTTGGATCCAGACAGGGCATCCACATAGATACACTCATCATATACCAACAGCAAGTGAGGACAGGCGCTGGTTATCGAGTATCAAAGATGCCCTTGTAGCATCCTCCGCAACCAGCCAAAGCAGAGCCTATTCTGCAGTCACAAGGATGCAAGAAATGAGCACagtaaaaaccaaaaaaaatacaGTGTTGTTTACAGAGCCATTGTTGGCGCTGTTGAGCTTCATGTATAATCATACTGACAGAGACTAAGTATAAGTACTCAATCAGAGACTGACAGGCAGACAAGAACTCAAACACAGAGAGGCACTGAAGCTGAAGCAGCAGTGCCCAAAAGACTGAGAGAAGACATCGATCGAGGATTCGAGAGATGGCCGCCGCGACGGCGTTGGAGGGCGTGAGCGTgacccaccggacgctggacgtGAACGGCATCAAGATCCACGTCGCCGAGGCCGGCTCCGGCACCGGCACGGCCGTGCTGTTCCTGCACGGCTTCCTGGAGCTGTGGCACTCGTGGCACCACCAGCTGCGGTCCCTGTCCGCGCTTGGCTACCGCTGCCTAGCCCCCGACCTCCGCGGCTACGGCGACTCCacggcgccgccgtcgccgtcctcCTACACGGCGTTCCACCTCGTGGGCGACGTGGTGGCGCTCCTCGACGCGCTCGCCCTGCCGCGGGCGTACGTCGTCGGCCAGGGCTGGGGCGCGCTCCTGGCGTGGCACCTCGCCACGTTCCGCCCCGACAGGGTGCGCGCGCTCGTCACCATGAGCGTCGCCTTCATGCCCCGCAACCCGGCCGTGCGGCCGCTGGAGCTGTTCCGCCGCCTCTACGGCGACGGCTACTACTTGCTCCGGCTGCAGGAGCCTGGCGCCATGGAGGCCGAGTTCGCGAGGATGGACACCCGGTTCATCTTCAGGAAGATCCTCACCACCCGCGACACCGGCGCCATCTCGCTGTCGCCGGAGTGGTGGGGGCCGCAGGACCAGGACATCCCGCTGCCGCCGTGGCTCACCGAGGAGTACGTCGACCGACTCGCCGCCAAGTTCGACGAGACCGGGTTCGCCGGCGCCATGAACTTCTACCGCTGCCTCGACCTGTAAGAACAAATCCCTTTCACTGACGATTAACAATCTTAGACAAAGTGTGCTAATCTGTCGTGTGGTGTAGGAATTGGGAGCTGACGGCGCCATGGACAGGGGCGAAGGTGGCCGTGCCGACCAAGTACATCGCCGGCGAGCATGCCATGTCGTACAACTACACGGGGGTGCAGGAGTACATACACAAGGGCGGGCTCAAGGGCGACGTGCCGGGGCTGGAGGAGGTGGCCGTCATCGCGGGCGCCGCGCACTTCATCCACCTCGAGAAGCCCGAGGAGGTCACCGAGCACATCTACCAATTCATCAAAAAGTTCTGAGAGTGTGGCTGTTTGTTCATCAGGAACTCGTTCCGGAAGATatcattttaggccttgtttagttccaaaaaattttgtaaaatttttcagatttcccgtcacatcgaatctttagacgcatgcatggagtattaaatatagatgaaaataaaaactaattgcacagtttggtcagaattgacgagatgaatcttttaagcctagttagtccatgattaaacaatatttgtcaaatacaaacaaaaatgctacagtgtcgatttctcaaaaatttcggaaataaacaaggcctagcataGCAGCCCTGCGAATCATGCGTTTGTGAAATTTGAATTTTAGGTTTTGGGAATTTCCGTGGCCGATGTTCGGTGACTTCTCTTCACGTGAACTGCAAAGAGAAAGAGGAGACATATAATAAGTTAAATGCTAGAAAATCTTCAATTAATCACCCTTCAACATTGGATCACCTAAAGTGTATGATCTTTTTTAAATCTCTGGAACATTCAAACATATATCTCGATAATAATTTAACACTAAAAAGCCTAAGATTGTATCATCTACCAGGTAAAGCTCTTCACCTCACTCATCCCGTCATCGCTTCTGTAAGACCTTGTTTGAATGTACATGTATCAACATCAATCTACAACCTTGTTTGAATGTACATGTATCAACATCAATCTGCAACCTTGTTTGAATGTACATGTATCAACATCAATCTGCAGCTCCGTGGTtgttcgctggtctgaaaagtcatggctgaaatgttgactgatttattgtgTGAGGAAAACACTCCTGGCTGGCAGAAAAAGTACAACCGATAAGACAACTACTACTCTACCGTCCACctgtataacactccaaaatttttaattttggattgttattagaaaatactaaattaaataaggatttaaaatttttctaaaatattccaagatttatttaattattgaattccaaaaagagagaaaatgtggaatttttaaatttttataaagataagtggagggtgttttgttttgtttttgtgtGCTCTGTGCCCTAGCTTTATTTGGTTTGtgtgaaaaaaaaatatgaattatAAAATTTCTAGTGAGCCTCGTTTAGGTCCTTTCGGTTTtcgaaaaaaataaaacaaaactccaaaagtcatatttgaaaattaatttatatttgagtggaaaaataatttaaaaatatgTTATTAAGAAAATATGCTTTGTTTCTAAAAGTAGTAAAGAAAATAATTCTTAAAATAACCTAAGTTAATAaatcaaaattttggtttttaaaGGTGGTGAAGAATTTGGTTCAAAGTCTTTTtggaataaaaagaaaaaaatggttTTCTTCCTTTGTGGGCcggctcctctctctctcggcccacctcctccctcctctctctcctgcgTGGGCCGCGCTAGCCCAGCCCAGCAGCGCCGCGCCCCCTCCCCCCTGCCGCCTGAGTCGCTGATCGGCCGGGCCCGCGTGTCAGCCGCAGCGGCCTTTCCCCGCGCGCTGCCCTCTCCCACCTGCTGccgctgacgggtgggccccgcgagtgggacccacctgtcatccccgACCTCCGGCCGTTTCGGAGTCGACCGCAACAACCGGCCCCGACGTCCGCGCCGCGCGCGAATCGAGGATCGCCGAGCCACCCCAGCCTATAAAACAGACGCCGCAGCCGCCCGCGCCCCCTCCTAGAACCCTAGTTTCCTTCCCGCGTCGCGAAACCCTAGGAACCAAGCAccgccgccattgccgccgacttGAAGCTTCGGCCGCCGTCGAATCTTCGTTTCCGCTGTGTCTCCGGCAACGAGGACCGCCCCCCGAGCTTCGCGTTGAGGTGAGGAATCCGCCGGTGCCCTTCCCGCtcgttctctctctctcagtcACGTGCGcgacctcgccggagtgagccacCGCCGCCGAACCGCCTCGCCGCGTAGACCGCTCCCTTCCCGGCCCTCTCACGCGCAGCCGTCGCGCGCATCGGCCTCGCCGCGACCCGCGCTGCACGCCCGTGCCCTCGGCACGGCCCCTCGTGCCCCGTAGTGCAGCCATGGCGAGCTGGAGCaccgcggccatggcgccgccgccgcggaccacgccgccgccgtgcgCGAGCCCCGCCCGGCTccccggtccacggtggaccggtggACCCGCGCCCCCGCACGCGGTCCACGGCCCCCGCCCTGGACCGGCCCTATCCCGCAGCGCCACGTGGCCAGCAGGGCTGGCCACACCGCACTGCTCTGGCCGTTTTGCAAAAAGCCCCCTGTGGTTTTCAGTAATCAACCCGCGATCCACTATAGTTCAAAAATATTTCGAATTAGGTCCTGTTTTTAGCCGTTTAGCCCCTGGATCCATTGGTTTTTATAGATTAAGTCCAAAAGGCTTTTAAAAATCagtttaaattatttaaaatacgaaaaATGGTTTGGTTTattcacagttttgccactgacatagttttggccatagaatccacgttttaactccgattgagTCCGTTCTTATCACGTTAGTTTCGTATCGTCGTAAACTACGCTTTGGCAGTAATAGTTACCTCGTTTGACCATTTAGATTTTCACCATAAATACAAAATAATTAATGACTAACTAAATGCCCTTTTAATCTACAAAGTACAATTTAGGTTTACACTTTGGTATATTCTTTTATAATCTAATATCAACTTTGTTAATGTTAACCTAAGTATTTATTAACTATGACTCTTTTAGTtaaacataaattatataattaatttgtttaatatttatttaatgaatTTTTGATTAAAAGCAACTTAGGTTTATAATTTGATcttttgtaaataaataaatgcccatgttattaatatcaaccttaatttttctttattaattataacttgATTAGTTTAAACATGATATATAATCACTTGATTAGTTGCTTTAATATAtgctatatttcaaaaactataaatgctTAATTGGCTTCAGTGGTGTATagttttttataaataaaatacgaccagcgtGTAGTCGTCTTCTTCGTTACACTTcgaacctcgaaagtcgtgtccgattaactatagctccgttctcaatcgttcttgcgttgtctcgatcgtagcatcaagccgtgtcgtttagtgcgctctttctaagctttgcttttgattgatgcttgttcttagtcgtgattgtttgtttgtctgtttgtgttgcttgtttgctacgagtagaagaagcgtggtttgTCAACggtgaagaccaggagctaaggaccgacagtcgaagcagaagttggagatcagaagaaagaagccaaagaattctgagcagatatacactgggaataaaggcaagtgcaggcaccctttgatcatattgtacctatgaactttaaatacatttactttccattgcatgtgtcttaatattgcaaaccctaaggacatgactagtcttctactatattccttgtatgcctgggtttatacatgggtagtatagtgaacagtagatatgcttagttgctctactcatctaatctatataataataaaaataatgatcttgcttaataaattcttcaatgatgattaatgattaaatggtgaacaatggtcacttcggtgatggagatgttgcggtgcttgcgagcatcgtgttttggttgaggacagggggagcgggtactgttggtggtccggtttgccgggcgtacccgtctctgctctccgtaaggacttagtcagggagcggtcctctgggacttacagtgcagctccaagctatatggctctggcttgactaattatcagaacctccgctggtagggtgttactttccgggtaggcgtaaggaagtagcttgggtattcatattaagaggtcggtcagttcggggtcccattgctatgggcacggctgccgcgcgccccggcaaaaacttacgagtggcatcctattagttggaccctgtgaaaggtctcgtagtgaaaccctgcctgctcaccttggtagtgttttggggagtcgcgactccgggcgaatgggaatcacgacttggagtgaacgtgcacacctctgcagagtgtaaaaatgatatatcagccgtgctcacggtcacgagcggcccagaccctcacttgatgagcaaattggattcactggatacttggagatggaacttggcgaggttgctacctcgtgttttggcggaatggctattccgcgttggcaggattgctatcctgtgttaataattggggttaatccctagaCTACTACaattattaggatagtcatttaaaagatgctaattactacttgcactaattaagggttgggtttatgctactcataattagtaataggttgttcttataatagtcataattaaaagtgatcaactaaaatgctaccgcagtcaaaccaagacagctttaccttgttttaagccttgcatgtcattactttccgtctatgcttgctgagttcgacatgaactcacccttgctattttcccccacacctcagtgtgtagtaaagtgctgctcagaagaaggataaagataTCGTGAAGTTTTCTAGAAGtatatcagaagtgcttggcgtacggagcccccagtcaaccgtccctgagaagattggagcctaagaagtttagctactgtttccgcgtactctgatgattgtaagtgttaatataaatatattttccgctatatataacattgtttttgatatttctattctttgttgtatgtgtggactttctgggcacacatatgacgactctggtcttattttaaaagccagggtgtgacaatcTGCGTGTTATGTATGTATGGCGACGAGAAGAGGAACTCCTGGCAAGAATAGTTAGGAACGGAGGGTTCCAATAGGTAAGAAGAGAGATTTTTAGTTGAGATTGTGCCAGAGAGAGAACAATAGAGAAGGGATAGAAAGATTTAGAAATAGTTTGAGGTTTCTAATGCAAAATTCTTATTAATattacaaaatatataataaatcTTATAAACCCCAAAAATACTCACCAACTCTGCCAATGCAAGACAACGATGTCATAGACATAAAAACCATAGCCAATCGCACAAGCATTGTATAAATCACCAAAGCAAGAGAGCCACAGAACCAACATAAGGAGATCCACTAATCACCATCATTGATGAAAAGcgatcaaaagaaaaactttattTGATAAAAACTAAactactagatctactagaggGGTGGATTCCTGCTCTCTCTTCCTAGTACTAGCTTGAGGGAGGGGGTGTTAAAAAGCTCAAAATTTGTTTGAGGGATTCAACAGATGATGTGGGCCATTTTTTAAATCAAAATAACAGAGAGTATGATGTTTGACATATTTTCATTTGTTTGAACATCTTATATAGTTTTTTTAATGTTATACTCCactcatttcaaattataagacattttgacaTAACATATATCTAAGTACATACCTAAAGCAATGAATCTAAAAGAAAAAGGCCGAAACAtaatataatttaaaatggaGGTAGTACATTGTTATGTAGAAAGTATATACCCGCTTTGCTTGCTTTCTAGTACAACCAatcatatataatataatatacacATTATTACTTGTTTATTTAAAAAGGTACTCAACCAGTTAGTTTTGTTTTCAAGAGATTGGTTAACCCGCGTATCTGTATCTACATGATACAATACCATACATACTCAAACCGAGGGAAAGCACAGCACTAGAGCTATTGAGTATTTGTTATTAGACTAAAAATATAACTTTAAACTAGGTTGGATTCCTCAGAAGCACCTACGAGATTCCTTTCACGTGTTCCAAATCCACGTTTTTAAGAACATCTCCGGAAGTTTTCAAAATCCACTCTCAATCTTGATTTTTTGGCGAGATTGAAAAAACTATTCTCCAACAACTCTCTATATAACTCCCAAGAGAATCTATTCAATTGCGCAGAAATATACAAATCAATATGCTAATTTGAAGGTGAATGAGATGGAGAAGAAGTAGGACAAGTTTGGTTTCTGATATAAAATTGTTTTCTATTATTTAGAGCTAGTATTTAAAAATTaataaaaaccaaataaatatactTACAGTTTTTTAGCCGTTTAAAAAACTCAATGATTTACCGATTGTTTTTTTAAAACTATTAGAGATGCTATTACTGTATTATACACAGAGAAAAACCCTATAAGAAagagataatattttttaattacGTGTGGACGTAGGAGTACATGCTCCAGCCACCGAATAGTCAAAACACAAAACTGAATtcctttccaaaaaaaaaaaaacacaaaatgCTGCTCCCATGGTTCGAGTGCTACTGGACCTGCCTCGCTGGAAACTGTCCAAGGCACGCCACTTCAGCACGTGACGTCGGCTCGGCACATGCCCGCGCTGCAGAggctcgccgcgccgccgccgccgccggcggccccGTCCGCACGACGCAGGTCGCTGACCCTGCCACCGCCGCCACGTCTCCCACACTGCTCCTCCTCCTGGAACAGCCGGAGGCGCTCGCCGCTGCGGCCCTCGGCTACCGACGCCGGAGCGCCCCGCGGAGGCCCGCTCCCGGAGCCAGAGGAAGTCGACCAGCTCCTCCTCACCGCCCTCCGCGCCGCTCGCATCCGCGACGAGGAGTCTCGCCGCTCAGGTATATACCTGGCGATTTTTGTCGTGTTGTTGCTTTGATTGACTTTACGATTTGGGGTAGTACTCCTGAA encodes:
- the LOC8081811 gene encoding uncharacterized protein LOC8081811 — protein: MAAATALEGVSVTHRTLDVNGIKIHVAEAGSGTGTAVLFLHGFLELWHSWHHQLRSLSALGYRCLAPDLRGYGDSTAPPSPSSYTAFHLVGDVVALLDALALPRAYVVGQGWGALLAWHLATFRPDRVRALVTMSVAFMPRNPAVRPLELFRRLYGDGYYLLRLQEPGAMEAEFARMDTRFIFRKILTTRDTGAISLSPEWWGPQDQDIPLPPWLTEEYVDRLAAKFDETGFAGAMNFYRCLDLNWELTAPWTGAKVAVPTKYIAGEHAMSYNYTGVQEYIHKGGLKGDVPGLEEVAVIAGAAHFIHLEKPEEVTEHIYQFIKKF
- the LOC8054412 gene encoding isoflavone 3'-hydroxylase, with amino-acid sequence MEVYVAVLSFLVAASLYILLGRRRSSKMNGEHKPPSPPSIPVLGHLHLLRKPVHAALARLAARHGPEVLSLRLGSRDAVVVTSAARARECFTERDLCFATRPRFAALDLVTFGGTTLPTCAYGAYWRDLRRVATVHLLSARRVGRIMSGAIAAEVRAAVRRLHRAAAAAPAPGGAARVELKRRLFGLILGALMETIAGTTNNRTSTRDEDDDADADMTPEANEFKQTLDVMASLVGAANTWDYFPLLRRFDVFGVKRKIMAAVRRRDAFLQRLVDAERRRLELDDDGLREEESMIAVLLSLQKSEPEIYTDTVIMSLCSSMFSAGTETTATAAEWAMSLLLNHPEILRKAQAEIDASVGSSRLLSAADVPRLGYLQCVVTEALRLYPAVPLLVPHESTVDCSVGGHHVPRGTMLLVNAYAIHRDPAAWADPAAFRPERFEGGGGGAATPAAAAEALMIPFGLGRRKCPGETLALRTLGLVLGTLVQCFDWDRVGDDQVDMAEGAAGLMLPRAAPLEAMCRPRRAMLGVLQDL